CTAGGCAGGAGATAATCACTATGCCGTTTGTTGCCCACTTCGTCGATGCATTTGCGTCCATCCTGAACATGGTGTTGTCGCTTTATACCTGGCTCCTCATCATCCGGGCGCTGATCTCCTGGGTCAACCCCGACCCCTGGAATCCGATCGTCCAATTTCTCGCTCGCGTTACCGACCCGGTGTTGCGGCCGATTCAGCAAATGCTGCCGATGTGGCGGTTGGGATTCGATATCTCTCCCATCGTCGCCATCCTGGCGATCCAGTTTATCCAGCGATGGCTGGTGCCTTCCCTTCAAGAGATGGCCTGGACCCTTCGCTGATGGTTCTGGTTCGACAGGAGGGCGAGGCCGCCTCGTTCTGTATCCGCCTGCAGCCGAAGGCGTCCCGCGAAGCGATCGTCGGCGAGGTCGATGGTATCCTGAGGCTCCGGGTGACCGCCCCGCCGGTAGATGGACGGGCCAACGAGGCCTGCCTCCGTCTGCTTGCCAAGGCTCTTGACCTGCCGGTCTCCCGCTTTCGAATCACCGCTGGTCAGCAGGCCCGCGTGAAAACCATCCGGATCACCGAAGCCTCCGCCGATCTCATCCGCACTGCTTTCTGTGACCTGCTGGAGCACCCAAACCGCTAACCCCTACTATACTGGCGGACCAAATTACCTGGAAAAGCATTGCGTTGTCCGTGCAACCGCAGAAGTTGGGCTTGACTCAAGCCCGCGCATTTCCTATACTTCTGTCGGTTTTAGGGGTGTAGAGTGCGAGCGAACAGGAGTGAGCTGCCCGCGGTTTTTGGCTGACTGAGAAGAGAGATGTGATGGACCGAAACCTGGCGCTTGAGTTAGTGCGGGCGACCGAGTTAGCCGCCATTTCGTCGGCGCGTTGGATGGGGTTAGGCAATCCGAGCGCGGCTGATCAGGCTGCGATCGACGCCATGCGTCATGCCTTCGATAACGTCAGCTTCAGTGGTTCCATTGTCATCGGGAAGGGTGAGCGCGGTACGGCGCCAACCCTCTATGTCGGAGAGGTCCTTGGCCAAGGCGATGCCCCTGAAGTAGACATCGCGCTTGATGCCGTTGAAAGCGGGGCGATTGTGGCCAATGGCCGTCCCAATGCCATCTCCGTCATCGCCGCCGCTGAGAAGGGGTCGCTGCGCCAGGTGCCGGAAGCCCACATGGAAAAGATCGCCGTCGGGCCCAAGGCGGCCGGGGCGATCGACATCACCGCCCCGGCAGAGAAGAATCTTCGCGCGATTGCTGAAGCGATGAACTGTTCTGTAGAAGATCTCACGGTGGTCATCCTTGACCGACCTCGCCACGCCGATCTGGTGAGGCAGGTCCGCGGGATCGGCGCGCGCATCAAACTCATTCAGGATGGCGACCTGTCCGCCACTATCGCTGTGGCGTTCGAAGGGACGGGCGTCGACGTCCTCATGGGGGTCGGGGGGGCGCGAGAAGGCGCGCTCGCGGCGACTGCGCTTCAGTGCATTGGGGGTGACATGCAAGGTCGCCTGAAGCCGCTGACGGAAGAGGAGGCAGAGCGCGCACTGAGAATGGGAATCCAGGATCTGGACCGGGTATTTACGATCTCCGATCTGACCGGAGGAGGAGAGTGCGACATCATGTTCGCCGCGACCGGGGTGACTGATGGTGATCTTCTGAAGGGGGTCCGCTTCTTCGGCGGAGGAGCCCAGACGCACTCCCTTGTCATGCGCTCCAGGTCCGCGACCGTCCGCTTCATCGAGTCAACTCACCGCTTCGACCGGAAATCGGTCTCATAGGCCCACATTGCGCATCGCGTTAATCAGTCTTCAGTCTTCAGCCGTCAGCCGTCAGCTCTCTGCATGAAACTAAAAGGTGTACGGGGGGCGCCAGACCTCTTGCCTCAGGAGACCGCGAGGTGGCAGCGCGTCGAAACGGCTACGCGCTTTCTCTTGCAGCGGTACGGCTACGCGGAAATCCGGACCCCAGTCTTTGAACGGACGGAGCTCTTTGTCCGTGGTATCGGCGAGGGGACCGACATCGTCGAGAAAGAGATGTACACTTTCATCGACCAGGGGGAGGTCAATCTCACGCTTCGGCCCGAAGGGACCGCGCCGGTTGCCCGAGCCTATCTCGAACATCAGATGGCCGCCCAGTTCCCCTTGGTGAAGCTGTATTACCTCGGTCCGATGTTCCGTCGGGAACGGCCACAATCGGGACGATACCGGCAGTTCCACCAGATCGGCGTGGAGGCGATCGGCTCCGACCAGCCGGCGGTGGATGCGGAGGTGATCGACCTCCTCTGGGCGCTCATGGTGGAGGAGTTCCGAATTCCTGATCTGCAACTTCGCCTCAATTCGATCGGTGACGCAGCCTGCCGCCCCACGATCCGAGATCGCCTCCGTCGCTATATGACGGATCGGTCGTCAGCGCTCTGCCCGGATTGCCAGGGGAGGCTCACGCGTAATCCGCTCCGGATCATGGACTGCAAGCAACCGGGCTGCCAGCATCTGGTGGCGGAGGCACCAAAACCACTTGAGAGCCTGTGTGAAGCCTGTGCGGCCCACTTCACTGAGGTCCGAGGTCTGCTGGATCACTTGAAGATCCCCTATACTATCGATGAGCGGCTGGTCCGCGGCCTTGAATACTACACAAAAACGGCTTTCGAGGTGATTAATCCCCGCCTTGGCGCTCAGAATGCCTTGGCCGGTGGCGGGCGCTACGATGGCCTGATCGAGGTAGTGGGCGGGCCCTCAACCCCTGCCATGGGGTTCGCTGTCGGGATAGAACGGGTCATAGCCTCGCTTCCGTCAGCCGAAGAGGAGGACGTGCTGCGTGGGATCTACGTTGCCACGCTAGGGCGAGAGGCGCAGCGAGCCGGGATGGGGCTCCTGCAGGAGCTGCGTCGACGCGGTATGCGGGGCCTGATGAATCTCGAAGCGCGCAGTCTCAAGAGTCAGATGCGTCAGGCCAATAAGGAGCGGGTCCGGTACTGCCTGATCTTGGGTGATGAGGAGCTCGGGCGAGGCCAGGCGACGCTGCGGGATATGATGAAGGCCGACCAGACGTCCGTGGAGCTCGTTCATATCGTCGAGCGTCTGATGGGGCTGGAGGGGGTATGAGCACAAGCAGAGGACATCTGACGCGGACGGAGTATTGCGGTTTATTGGGCCCGCAGCACATGGGGCAGCCTGTGGTACTGATGGGCTGGGTGCATCGGCGACGCGATCATGGCGGCCTCATTTTTATCGATCTTCGAGATCGCGAAGGGGTGGTCCAGACGGTCTTCAACCCCGAGCATCATCCGGAAGCCCATGAGGTGGCCAGACGGATGCGCGCTGAATTTGTGGTGGCGATTCGCGGCAGAGTCCAGGCGCGCCCGCCGGGGACCGAAAACGCCGCACTTCCCACCGGGGCTATCGAGATCGTGGTGGAGGAGGCGCAGGTCCTGAATGAGGCGAAGCCGCCGGTCTTTGCAATCGAAGAGGAGACAGACGTCGCCGAGGAGATTCGGCTGACGTATCGGTACCTGGACCTCCGCCGCCCGCCGCTGCTGCGCAACCTGCGCCTGCGTCACAAGGCGGCCCAGGCGGTTCACTGCTATCTGGACAGCCACGGCTTTGTTGAGGTAGAGACCCCCATGCTGACTCGGAGCACGCCCGAAGGGGCCAGGGACTATCTGGTTCCGAGTCGGCTGAACCCCGGGGAGTTCTACGCCCTGCCGCAGTCGCCCCAGCTCTTCAAGCAGCTCCTCATGGTCTCGGGCATGGATCGATACTATCAGATCGTCCGGTGCTTTCGGGACGAGGATCTGCGGGCCGACCGACAGCCGGAGTTTACTCAGATCGACATGGAGATGTCGTTTGTGGATCGAGAGGATGTGCTCCGGGTGACGGAAGGGCTGGTGGCGGCACTCTTTGAAGCGGCCGGCAAGCCTTTACCGCCCAGGCCATTTCCACGACTGACGTATGCCGAGGCGATCGACCGATTCGGCCTCGATGCGCCGGACACCCGGTTCGGGATGGAGCTGACCGACCTGACCGAGTTGTTGCGCGGGATCGATGCCAAGGTGTTTGCCGAGCCGATTGCGCGAGGCGGCGTGGTCAAGGGGATGAATGTCAAAGGGTGCGGCGCATTCTCCAGGACGCAGATTGATGGGCTGGTTGACTGCGCCAAGGGGTTTGGGGCCAAGGGGTTGGCCTGGTTCAAGGTGTCTGCGGACGGGATCCAGTCGCCGCTGACCAAGTTCCTCTATCCGATGATCCTTGAACGGCTTGCTGAGCGACTGAAAGGGGAGGAAGGGGATCTCTTGTTGCTGGTCGCCGATCAGGCAAAGACGGCGGCCGAGGCGCTGGGGCGCTTACGGGTTAAATTAGGCCGTGAGTTGAAGTTGATTGATGAGAGCGCGCTGGCTGTCACTTGGGTCATCGACTTCCCCCTCCTTGAATTCGATCCCGAGCAAGGGCGGTGGCAGGCGATGCATCACCCCTTTACGGCGCCGCTGGACGAGGATCTGCCGTTCTTTGACACCGATCCCGATAAGATCCGCGCCAAGGCCTATGACCTGGTTGTGAACGGGCAGGAGTTGGGGGGAGGCAGCATCAGGATCCACCGCCGGGATGTGCAGAGCCGGATGTTCGGCGCTCTCGGAATCAGCGAGGACGAGGCAAGGGCCAAATTTGGGTTTCTCTTAGAAGCGCTTGAGTATGGCGCCCCGCCCCATGGCGGGATCGCCTTCGGCTTCGATCGGGTTATCGCGCTGCTCGCGGGGGCCGGCTCGATCCGGGACGTGATTGCCTTCCCCAAGACCCAAAAGGCGGTGGACCTGATGACGAACGCCCCTTCGCCTGTCGACTCGAAACAGCTCAGGGAGTTGAAGATTAAGCTGGATCTCGACTGAGATTGCAGCTTTCAGCAATCGGCTATCAGCCTTTAACAGATGGCTGGCTGCTGACAACTAATTGCCGCCTCTGTTGACAGGTCCATGGGGCAGGGATAGGATATAGGAGCGTGGGGTGGTGGCTGTGTCCCATGAGGCAGAGGATAATGAGTAGCGAAGCGGGGAGATGACAGGGGAGCAGGTTCGACCGGAACAAAAGGTTTCCCTGCCTATCGGGGAAGAGATCCGGCAACTGTTTGGTCGCAAGGATGAGGTTAGAAAGCTCATCGAAGAGGCATTACAGGTTAAGCTGGTTGCGCGCAATGGCTTTGTGAGCATCCAGGGTGAGGCGTCAGATGTCGCTGTCGGGGAGCAGGTCGTATCAGAGCTGATCTCGGTGCTGGCGCGCGGTGAGCGCGTGACGCCACAAGACGTGAAGCTGGCCCTTCGGCTCTTTACCAAAAAAGAGGAGGAGGAGTTCAAGCGGATCCAGGGTGAGGTGATCGATGTTTCGTCAAAGAAGCGGCCGGTTCGGCCAAAGGGCCCCGGCCAGCGAAGCTACATCGAAGCCATCCGCCATCACGACATCGTCTTCGCCATAGGGCCGGCCGGGACCGGCAAGACCTATCTGGCCATGGCCATGGCCGTGTCAGCCCTCCTGAGGCACGAGGTCAGCCGGATCATCCTGACCAGGCCCGCCGTGGAGGCTGGGGAAAAGTTGGGTTTTCTCCCCGGCACGCTCTACGACAAGATTAACCCATACCTTCGACCCCTGTACGATGCGCTCTACGACATGATCGAGCTGGAGCGTGTCACCCGTCTGATTGAGATGGGCACCATCGAGATTGCTCCGCTGGCCTTCATGCGAGGCCGGACCTTGAACGATTCGTTTATCGTGCTGGACGAGGCTCAGAATACGACCTCAGAGCAGATGAAGATGTTTTTGACGCGCCTTGGCTTCGGTTCAAAGACCGTCATTACGGGGGACATTACCCAGGTCGATCTGCCCACCGACAGACGCTCCGGACTGATCGAGGTGCAGCGTATTCTGAAAGGGATCGAGGGGATCAAGTTCGCTTATCTCGGCGAGGAGGACGTGGTGCGACACGAGTTGGTGCAGCAGATTGTCAGGGCCTACGAAATGTACCAGACCTCCACACCACCAGCCGAGGGGCGATAGGAGGGCGCCAGATGGCGCCCGACACGAGTAGCAGCGGTATCATTACCAGTATGCAGTCGCCGGCTGCGCGCCGGCTGCTCCACGCTCCCCGTGTGGTCTCCTCCTGGTTCCATTGGGCCACCGGGCGCCTCGAGCGCCATCCGGGTGCGCTGTATGTGCTCTGTAGCGTGGCCGTTCTCACGATCATCCTCCTCATCGCATCTTCCCCGGTACTCCCGGCTGGAATCCTTCCACTCCTTGGGATCTGCCTCCTGGTCAGCCTCCTGCTTGGAAGCCTCTGCCTGTACATCTGGACGCTCCAGCCCAAGTCGATGCGACAGCCGAAGAGTCTGTTCCTCCTCGCGTCGGTGATCTTGTTGACGGTGGCTATCACCCGCTCGTTTTTCTTCTTTCTGCCCTCCGCCCACCAGGCGCTCCCTCATGTGCCTGCGAGCGCCCTCGAATACTCGATCCCTGTCGCCTTGGGAGGTCTGCTCCTGGCGCTCCTCTTCAATAGTCGCCTGGCCTTTGCAGGCGCTCTTGCTATCAGCATCCTGACCTCCCTCGTAGCGGCTGACGGGTTCCGCTTCTTCCTGTATAGTCTTGTGAGCAGCCTTGCTGCGATCTTCGCCCTCGTGGGTCAGAAAGATCGAGCTACCCTGCTTAAAGCGGGAGCGGCTGTCGGGCTGGCCAATCTCTACTCAATCCTGGCCTGGTCGTTGCTCTCCGGGACCACAGAGTGGCTTGGTTTTCACCTGCTCTGCGGTCTTGCCGGCGGGTTGTTTGTCGCGATCCTGTCGCTTGGCCTGCTCCCGCTGTTCGAATATCTGTTCGAGGTGGCTACCGATTTTCGATTGCTGGAATTGTGCAACCTGAACCATCCCCTCCTGAAGGAGATGATACTCAAGGCCCCAGGTACCTACCACCACAGTGTTGTGGTGGGTACCCTGGCCGAGGCGGCCGCTGAGGCGATCGGCGCGAATGCTCTGCTGTGCCGGGTGGGCGCGTACTACCACGACATCGGGAAAATCACCAAGCCTTCGTACTTCGTCGAGAATCAGCAGAATGTCCGGAGTCGACATGAAAAGCTGGGCCCGAGCCTCAGCAGCTTGGTGATCGTATCTCATGTGAAGGGTGGCATCGAACTGGGTCGGGCCTACGGCCTTCCCCAGACCGTGCTGGAGATGATCCCGCAGCACCACGGCACCAGGCTCATCCTTTTCTTTTACCACAAGGCCAAGGGTACAGAAGAAAGCGACCAAGGCGAGGTTCAGGAAGAGAAGTTTCGGTATCCGGGGCCGAAACCTCAAACCAAGGAGGCGGCCATTCTGATGCTGGCCGACGCCGTTGAGGCAGCGTCGCGGACCCTCACCGAGCGGACACCCGGGCGGTTCCAGGCGCTGGTTGCGAAGATCGTGAATGCTATTTTCGCGGATGGGCAACTCCGCGAATGCGAGCTGACCTTCAGTGAGCTTCGCCTCATTGAGGAGAACTTCATTCGGATTCTTAGCGGCATCTACCACCGACGGGTAGAGTATCCCGGATTCGCCTTTGAGGAGTCTGCCGGTAGAAGGGGGGCGAATGGCACTGCAGGTCATAAATCGACAAAGGAAGATCAGGCTCGACACGAGATTTCTAAAAAAGGTCGGGCAGACTACCCTCGTCACAGCAGGGGCTCATGAGGCCGAGTGCGGGCTGTTGCTGGTCAGCGATCGGGCTATGACCCGCCTGAACCGGCAGTATCGAGGGATAGCCAAAAGTACGGACGTCCTCTCATTTCCGATGCGCGAGGGTCCGCTTGCGTCGCTATCGCCGAATCTGCTCGGGGATGTGGTGATCTCAGCCGAAATGGCCGATCGACAGGCCACAGCGGCGGGTCGCTCGCTTCGAGACGAGTTGGTCGCGCTCCTGATCCATGGCATCCTACACCTCCTCGGCTACGACCATCAGACGCCATCAGAGGCGAAGAGGATGAAACGCCTCGAAAGGCAGTTCGGTCTCCCGTTCATCGAGACAGAAGGTGGATGAGCGTGGTGGACTCGCTGAAACCGTTTCGCTGTGCGCTCGACGGGATCGTGGATGCGATCTCAACACAACGCCACCTGCGCATTCATGGTGTTGTGGCCGGCCTTGTCGCGCTGCTCGGGGTGCTGCTGGGGTTGCCGTATACTGATCTCCTGCTGCTGCTCATGGCTATTGCGCTTGTGGTCATCACAGAGCTTCTCAATACTGCAGTGGAGTTGACCGTGGACCTCACATCACCCGTTTTTCACCCGATTGCCAGACGGGCAAAGGACATCGCCGCCGGCGCAGTTCTGATCGCTGCGTTGGCCTCGGCTGCTGTCGGCATCATTATCCTTGCGCCTCCCCTGTTTCGCGCCTTCGTCGCAAGTCCATTGTCCGCAAAGTCGGCTATGCTGGCGGTGATTGCCATCGGGCTGGGGGCAAGCATATTCACCGCGCTCTTGCCGCGCCGGTTCGGGCAGGACCCTTCCAGCGAATCAGTTCCCAGGCGAAGATGACCATCGGTTCGAGGCCGCACATCACAGGATTGGGGTATGAACAGTTATAAATCCGGCTTTGTTGCGATTATTGGACGCCCCAACGTGGGCAAATCGACCCTCATGAACCGCCTGCTCGGACAGAAGGTTTCAATCGTGTCTCCCAGGCCGCAGACGACCAGGGCAAAAATTCTGGGGATCAAGAGCCTGCCTGGGGCGCAATTGATCTTTCTGGATACGCCAGGGATCGACAAGTCGGGTGGCTATTTCCACCGGCTGATGGTGAAGACGGCTACGAACAGCCTGGAGGGGACAGATCTGGTCCTCTGGATGGTAGAAGCCCCTAATCCACTCTCTCAGGACGACAAGCTGATTCTGGAGGCCCTGAGGAGCGTCAAGTCCCCGATCCTTCTCGCCATTAATAAGGTCGATCTCGTTGAGAAAGAAAGGTTGCTGCCCACGATTGATCGCTTCCGGGCACTGCTGCCATTTGCCGAGATTGTTCCCATCTCCGCCACGAAAGGCGACAACGTTGCGCTCCTTGAGTCGCTGCTGGTCCAATACCTCCCGGAGGGACAGCCTTTGTATCCTCTTGATCAGTTGACTGACCAGCCCGAGCGGTTCATTATCGCCGAGCTGATTCGCGAGAAGGTCTTTCGTTTGGTCTACCAGGAGATACCGTATGCGGTTGCCGTTCTGGTGGAGCAGGTGAGGGAGCGGGAAGGGCGGGCGCTCACCGACGTCGAGGCAACTATTTATGTCGAGAAAGATTCGCAAAAAGCGATCATTATCGGGCGCGGGGGGGCCATGCTGAAGAAAATCGGGGAGTTAGCCAGACCGGAGATTGAGATGCTGCTCGGCACCCAGGTATTCTTGAAACTGTGGGTCAAGGTTCGCAGCGACTGGCAGAAGGATGATGAGGTACTCAAGCGGCTTGGCTATTTGCAACCATAAAAACATTGCGGGTTTCGAGATCCGAGCCCCTAGCCCCTAACCCCTAGTTCGAAAAATGCCTTTACACACAACCGAAGCGATTGTGATCGGCGGACATAATCTTGGCGAGGCAGATCGGATTATTCCGTTCTTTACGAGGAAATTAGGGAAGGTCCGGGCGGTTGCCCGTGGGGCAAGGCGGGTTCGCAGCCGATATGGCGGGACCCTTGAGCTGTTCACGCTTGGGCAGCTTGTCTTCTTCGAGTCGCCCAACCGGACCCTCCACAAGATCAACGAGTTCTCTGTTATCGAGCCGTTCGCCGAGCTCAAGGCAGATCTTGGGAGGCTGAGCCGGGGAGCCTACCTCGTGGAATTGGCGGGTGCATCTATCGAGGAGGGGGAGTCAAGCGAGGAGATCTTTCTTTTGCTTCGGGATGCCTTAACGCTGCTTGCCTTGCATGATGACTCGCGACTCCTTAGATCGTTTGAGATCCGCCTCCTCAGAATTGTCGGATACCTTTTGGAGCTCTATCACTGCCTGGTCTGTCGGTCCGTACTGGAGTCCATCGCTGAACCCGCCATCAGCCCGACCCGTGGTGGGCTTGTCTGTTCCAGATGCCTCTCACGAGCGCCAGATAATTTACCTATCTCTCTGGAATCATTGGGATTCCTGCGCTCAGTTCTGCACGGCAGACTGGAGCAGTCGCTTGCTTCGCCTCTTTCCCATCCTCATCTTACCAGCCTTCAAGAGGTTTTGCGGGTGTGCATTGCGCACTTCTTCGGTAAAAGACTTCGGTCTGTTGCCTTCCTAAGCCTCGTCGAATAGAGCGTTAGTGGAGGAGGCGTGTATGCGGGCGTTGCGTTTGAATAGTACGCGCCCGATCGAAGATCACCCGCTCACGCTGGTCGAGCTGTCGCCGCCGATCCCTGGCCCAGGTGAACTTCGCCTGCGGGTCCAGGTCTGCGGGCTCTGCCGGACCGACCTGCACATCATCGAAGGCGATCTCTTGCTTCCCACGCTCCCCATCGTGCCCGGCCACCAGATCATCGGCATCGTCGATCAGGTGGGAGCGGGCGTAACGCGCTTTCAGGCAGGCGATCGGCTGGGCGTTCCCTGGCTGTACTCCACCTGTGGCCGATGCGCCTTCTGCCGGCGGGATCAGGAAAACCTCTGCGACGCAGCCCGTTTTACCGGCTACCACGTGAATGGGGGGTATGCGGAGTTCGTGGTTGTGCGGGATGAATTTGCGTACCCGCTCCCGACCGGCATCTCGACGGCCCACGCGGCCCCCTTGCTCTGCGCAGGGGTCATCGGCTTGCGCGCCCTTCGACTGAGCGAGGTCAGGCCCGGCGAACGTCTGGGGCTGTATGGGTTCGGCGGCTCGGCGCACATTGCCATCCAGGTGGCGGTCCACTGGGGATGCGAGGTCCTTGTCTTTACCCGGAGCGAGGCACACCGCGCCATGGCCAGGCAGCTCGGCGCCCACTGGGCGGGTCAGGCGGAGGCCGACCCGCCTGGACTGCTCGATAGCGCGGTCATCTTTGCGCCTGCCGGACGGCTGGTGCTGCAGGCGCTTCGGGTCCTCAGGAAGGGCGGCACGATCTCACTTGCCGGCATCACCATGAGTCCGATCCCGGAGCTTGACTATGCCCTACTCTACCAGGAGCGGACCGTTCGGAGCGTGGCCAACAGTACCCGTCAAGATGTGCGTGACCTCCTGCGCTTGGCAGTCGAGATCCCGATTCGAACCGAGGTCCACACCTTTCCCCTGGATGAGGCTAATCACGCTCTCCAGCTCCTTAAGCAAAGCCGGTTCAGCGGCGCCGGAGTCCTGACTATCTCCTAGTGTCTTCGAGTGCTTTATTTTTCGTTGACAGCCCTGGGAGTGTGATGTAAAGTAACTACTCGCGTCGCCTCGTAACGTAATCTTCACGTTCTCGGGAGAACGGTGCCGGAGAAGGCGAGGAATGGGGACGACAACCGCTAGTCAAAGTAGATCGCTATCCGCCAAGGATCACATGCACGAGTGCGCTGAATCACAGCAGTCTCTCCTTCTCCCTCAAGCCAACCAGCATAAGACCCTTCGAATCGTCCTGATCAAACCCTCACAATACGATGATGATGGGTACGTCATCCGCTTTTGGAAAGCCGTACTGCCCAGCAATACCCTGAGTGTCCTCCAGGGCTTGACCGAAGACATCAAGAGGCGCCGTGTCCTCGGCGACATTACTATCCAGGTCGATACCTTTGATGAGGTAGCGGAAAAGGTCCCAGTGGCGCAGATCGTGAAATGGAGCCGCCATCCTTTCACGAAGCTGGTGGTATGTCTCGTCGGAGTCCAGACCCCCCAGTTCCCCAGGGCGCTCGAAATGGGGAAGCAGTTCCGAAAGTATGGGATTGACGTCATGATGGGGGGATTCCATACCAGCGGAACCATCAATATGCTTGGCGATCAGGGGCCGGACATCCAGGAGCTCTATCGAGAATCGATCGCAGTAGTCTCCGGCGAGGTTGAAGGACATTGGGAAGGGATGCTGGCCGATCTCCTCAACGGACAACTGAAACCCCTCTACTCCTTTGCACAGGACCTCAAAGAGCTTGTGGACATCGACAATGCCCCCTTGCCCATCATCAGCCGCAAAACGATGAAGCACTTTGCCAGGCCCAACTTTGGAACGGTTGAAACCTCTCGAGGCTGCCCATTTTCGTGTAGCTTTTGTACGATCATCAACGTACAGGGTCGGATGATGCGGGAGCGTTCTCCAGAGGTAATCGCGGAGCTCATTCGAAGAAATTACACTGAACATCGGATCGACTTTTACTTTTTCACTGACGATAACTTTGCCCGGAAGAAGTGGTGGCGCGAAACCTTTGAAGCAATCATCCGCCTGCGCGAGGAGGGGATCAAGATCTCCTTTATGATGCAGGTGGACTTGGCCCGCAAGCCGCAAGACTTCGTGCGTCTCGCAGCCGAGGCCGGCTGTACCCAGGTATTCGTCGGCATGGAGAGCGTCAACCCTGACAACATCAAAGCCCAAGGCAAGGGACAGAACAAGGTTGAGGAGTATAAGGCCATTATTGGCGAGTGGCACAACGTCGGCGTTGCTGTCCACGTGGCCTACATTATCGGTATGCCCTTTGATACGAAGGCGCAGGTGGCCCTCGACATGCAGTATCTTATGGATGAGATCCAGCCGGATCAGGCCTCCTTCTTTATGCTGACTCCGCTGCCTGGTTCCCAGGACCACAAAGAAATGCAGGAACACGGCGAGTGGATGGACCCCGATCTCAATAAGCGAGATTCTTTTCACGCCACAACCGCACACCCCAATATGACCACCGAGGAGTGGACCGCCGCGTATCAGGAGGCTTGGCGGGCGTTTTACAGTAAAGAGAATATGGCGAAGATCCTGTCACGATGGCAGCACGCCCCGAGGACATATTGGAATCTCCTGAATGTCTACCTGTGGTACAAGAACGCGGCCCTGATCGAAAAGCAACATCCGATGGTGGCCGGCTTTTTCCGCTTGAAGGACCGGCTGACGCGGAGACCAGGATGTTCGGTTGATCCGCTGCCGGTCCATCTTTGGAAGCGTACGAAAGAGGTGTACCGTCTGTTCGTGGCATGGGCTCGATTCCTGAAGGAGATGGAAGAGGTCTGGCTTCAGTCCCGCCCTCGAACTGAAAGAGAAAGGCGAGTACTCGATGAGGTGCAGCGGATACAAGGAGAGATCTGGCAGACCTTAAAGGTTGCGGAGTGGCAAAAGGCATATAATGATGCCAAGGCGGCGCTACCCTCCAAGGCCCGGAGCCTGCTCGATCCCTTTGAGGAACTCTCCTCCAAGATGTTGCTCAGCCGCCGGGACCTGAATGTGTTCCTGAAGAAGTGGGGAAGCCTTCAGGCCAAGATCCAGACACTGCATCGCGGTTGGGCATGGGGAGACGGACCTGCCAAGAAATGGCTTGAGCAGCTCTATGCGCTCCATCGAGATGCTCGGCAGGGCATGAAGGTTCGTGAATGGCAAGAGGTCTACTCCGGCCTCAGGGGAAGGCTCCCGTCACGACTGGATCTGCTCTA
Above is a window of Candidatus Methylomirabilis sp. DNA encoding:
- a CDS encoding radical SAM protein — protein: MHECAESQQSLLLPQANQHKTLRIVLIKPSQYDDDGYVIRFWKAVLPSNTLSVLQGLTEDIKRRRVLGDITIQVDTFDEVAEKVPVAQIVKWSRHPFTKLVVCLVGVQTPQFPRALEMGKQFRKYGIDVMMGGFHTSGTINMLGDQGPDIQELYRESIAVVSGEVEGHWEGMLADLLNGQLKPLYSFAQDLKELVDIDNAPLPIISRKTMKHFARPNFGTVETSRGCPFSCSFCTIINVQGRMMRERSPEVIAELIRRNYTEHRIDFYFFTDDNFARKKWWRETFEAIIRLREEGIKISFMMQVDLARKPQDFVRLAAEAGCTQVFVGMESVNPDNIKAQGKGQNKVEEYKAIIGEWHNVGVAVHVAYIIGMPFDTKAQVALDMQYLMDEIQPDQASFFMLTPLPGSQDHKEMQEHGEWMDPDLNKRDSFHATTAHPNMTTEEWTAAYQEAWRAFYSKENMAKILSRWQHAPRTYWNLLNVYLWYKNAALIEKQHPMVAGFFRLKDRLTRRPGCSVDPLPVHLWKRTKEVYRLFVAWARFLKEMEEVWLQSRPRTERERRVLDEVQRIQGEIWQTLKVAEWQKAYNDAKAALPSKARSLLDPFEELSSKMLLSRRDLNVFLKKWGSLQAKIQTLHRGWAWGDGPAKKWLEQLYALHRDARQGMKVREWQEVYSGLRGRLPSRLDLLYARFDALSNRIVCSRQDLSMFWIRTREHLSRMRFWQIRPFRLAATFFKEFLLTTAFARSLLASTRSKQPRVLQH